The following coding sequences lie in one Haematobia irritans isolate KBUSLIRL chromosome 3, ASM5000362v1, whole genome shotgun sequence genomic window:
- the LOC142231708 gene encoding uncharacterized protein LOC142231708 isoform X2, with amino-acid sequence MIRSCGSLLSTLQCTYGSCVYTGSVSLTPIQKLLFQISISSLCSQFGCFLLHDMCTTMSGTNSCFLCRNACNDSIRLRDAQGCTNEIYNITTKYFDPKYLKINVGSVNSIQVLCMECWRHISSFNNFRNSILLMLDNLLNVEYQDDIVKEEFIVNEDPPDIITIPDDGHNDDEPRSCRSDLLHATNSVGEYSIEYTANGFHNDQSVGSQENESIDLDNDDDNFESGDVFVVDEFDQDDEWDSSDQRKSLYSFGRLIQRSRERRVKKSGSELDAIIAKWKPLLDCYVCSEKFPNFVAVKVHFEKEHPNDVFYIECCGRKIRYRFRFQEHASIHLNPVEFQCKYCAKCFTSQSTLDGHVNYCKSKGTDASFTSTRTCPFCYRVFNYRTGVYQHVRRHHPVEFEKRNKRPSSKI; translated from the exons ATGATTCGCTCTTGTGGCTCTCTGCTCAGTACTCTTCAATGTACATACGGTAGCTGTGTTTACACCGGCTCTGTTTCGCTTACACCCATACAGAAACTGCTATTCCAAATCAGTATTTCTTCATTGTGTTCACAGTTTGGTTGTTTTCTTTTACATGACATG TGTACAACAATGTCAGGTACAAATTCATGCTTTTTATGTAGAAACGCCTGCAATGATAGCATACGGCTTCGTGATGCCCAAGGCTGTACCAATGAGATATACAATATcactacaaaatattttgatccTAAG TATCTGAAGATTAATGTCGGGTCTGTGAATTCGATTCAGGTATTATGTATGGAATGTTGGCGTCATATATCGAGTTTTAATAACTTTCGGAACTCCATACTTCTAATGTTGGATAATCTTCTTAATGTTGAATACCAGGACGATATTGTGAAAGAAGAATTCATAGTCAATGAGGATCCTCCCGATATAATTACAATACCAGATGATGGTCATAATGATGACGAACCTAGATCATGTCGATCTGACCTACTCCATGCCACGAACTCTGTTGGAGAATATTCAATAGAATATACAGCAAATGGTTTTCACAATGATCAGTCTGTAGGATCACAAGAAAATGAATCAATTGATCTTGATAACGATGATGATAACTTCGAATCAGGTGATGTCTTTGTTGTGGACGAATTTGATCAAGACGACGAATGGGATTCCAGTGATCAAAGAAAATCACTCTACTCGTTTGGAAGGCTTATACAGCGTTCTCGCGAAAGAAGAGTAAAGAAATCAGGTTCAGAACTGGATGCGATCATAGCCAAATGGAAGCCATTATTGGATTGTTATGTATGCtcagaaaaatttccaaattttgtcgCTGTTAAAGTGCACTTCGAGAAGGAACATCCCAATGATGTGTTTTATATAGAATGTTGCGGACGAAAAATCAGATACCGATTTCGTTTTCAAGAGCATGCGTCAATTCACCTTAACCCAGTGGAGTTTCAGTGCAAGTACTGTGCAAAATGTTTTACATCACAATCGACCTTAGATGGCCATGTCAATTATTGCAAGTCCAAGGGTACAGACGCTTCGTTTACTTCTACTCGAACCTGCCCCTTTTGCTATCGAGTATTTAACTACAGAACAGGAGTTTATCAACATGTAAGACGTCACCACCCAGTAGAATTTGAGAAAAGAAACAAACGTCCGTCTTCGAAAATATAA